GTGGCGACAGAACAGGAAACATCTGTCCGTTTGCGGCTGGCAGAGAGAGGGGAATATCTGTTTAGACTCACGAAAGGCAAAAGACCTAGTGAGGCGGCATGTTTTCTTCTTCGACTTTGTTCAATTTTTCGAGTCGTCGTGCGTGTCGACCACCTTCAAACTCTTCTTTCAGCCAGATTTCGATCATCCGGTTCACAAGTCGATCTCCGAGCAGGTCTGCAGACAGACAGAGCACGTTCGAATCGTTATGCAGACGGCTCATTTGAGCGGTGATGTCGTCGTGGCAGGGAGTTGCCCGCACTCCGGGGAATTTGTTGGCGACAATACACATTCCCATTCCGGTCCCGCAGATCAGAATGCCGCGGTCGATTGTTTTATCTGCGATCGCTTTGGCTACTTTGATCGCATAGTCTGGGTAATCGACACTTTCACCGTCTTCAGGACCATAATCGAACGCTTCATGTCCTAATTGGTTTAAAAGTGTGAGGATTTTGACCTTGGTAGCAAACCCTCGGTGATCACTGGCAACTGCAATTTTCATCGAAACTCTTTTGTATAGATAATTAGATCGAAACTGGAATCTGAATGTCGATTGAGCCCTGCTCTCAATTGATCGTTGTTAAGTCTGATCCCGCAGGATGGCGATTTCTGACTGCGATGTAGTAGAGCAGGTGAGGGTTCTACTACACTTAATGTTCCTGCCTGGTGAGAGAGGACTTAACAGCTTCTTCATATTCGTAAAGGGTAATGGTTTAGAGACTATTATAGCAAGAGTGCTCTTGCAGCGGATCTCGAATTTTTTGTTTGAAAAAACAATCTGTTCAGTCAGGTTCTGCTGAAGCAGGCTATTATTCCACGGATTTGTTGATCTGGGCAATGATTGACTTCAGGTATTGTTCAATTTCTTTTTTGCACTCGACGTAGCATTGAAAACCTCCCCCGATCGGATCGGAAACATCTTTTCCCTCCGGTGAGAGTAGTCTGACTGACTTTTCCAGGTCGGGACGCTCCGCCAGAATTGCCGCACGGTGGCCTTGTGTCATTGTGTAAAGATAGTCTGCCTGTTCGAGTAAGCGTTCTGTCAGGGGCTGGCTTTCATGGGCCTGAATATCAATACCCTGTTCAGCAAGGATTGTCACTCCTTCTGGACTGGGGGGAGCCCCCATAGCGGCGGCTAGTCCCGCAGAGCCGACAATAAAGCCGTGATCTGATAATTCATCTTCCTGACAGCCCAGCTTATCAGCAAGCATTTTTCGAAATAATCCTTCGGCCATCGGGCTACGACAGGTGTTGCCTGTGCAGACAAACATATAAATTTCGCTGGATAGTCTTTTCAAGGTGGTTTCCTTAACGACGCCTGGTTGCAGAATGCTCCATTGATTATCGGTAATAGAGACGATGGTAGATTGATCACCAAATCGGGAAGGACCATCGTCAATAATCAGCGCGACCTGGTCCTCAAAATCTTCCATCAGCGAGTCTGCGGTCTGATATTTTGGTTGTTCATTCAACAGGACCAGCGGTGAAGGGGAGAGTCGCATCGTTTGGTAAATGATTTCATGTGCTGGCGAACGCAGTCTGATGCGGCTTCCGGGGCAAATTTGAGATTGCACTTCTGAGGGTAACTGAGAGAACAGGCTATCCGGCCCGGGGCGATCCATTTCCAGTACGACGGGCCCAGGCCAACAGCGTTTTGCCAGTTTTTGACCAATGGGGGGCATTTCTGGCTGGAAATCAAGTGCTTCGTCAAAGCCTTTGACACAGAGGACCAACGGTTCATCAGACTGGGAATAAGCACGCAGTTTGGACATCGCTGAGGCGTTTAGAGACTGACCTGCAACCACATACGCTGTCGCGGTTGGAAATGCGACTAATCCGCCTTTTGCCAGATATTGAACTGCCAGATGAATGACATCGCGGATATCGTCAGTCTGTTTTAGATTGATTCGTTCGGTCATGAACAATTTGAGCCTTAAATTTCTCGCAGAAATTGTTTTTCTGGCGCAATTCAACGGTCAAAAAAGATAAGATTTTCAGGCCCGCCACGAATCACGATTAAAGTGTAACTGCATTGTAAATCTTGATTTGAATGTGTCTCAATATGAGTGATCATAACCGGCGAAATTGCATTGTTCAAGCT
This genomic interval from Gimesia alba contains the following:
- a CDS encoding arsenate reductase/protein-tyrosine-phosphatase family protein, with amino-acid sequence MTERINLKQTDDIRDVIHLAVQYLAKGGLVAFPTATAYVVAGQSLNASAMSKLRAYSQSDEPLVLCVKGFDEALDFQPEMPPIGQKLAKRCWPGPVVLEMDRPGPDSLFSQLPSEVQSQICPGSRIRLRSPAHEIIYQTMRLSPSPLVLLNEQPKYQTADSLMEDFEDQVALIIDDGPSRFGDQSTIVSITDNQWSILQPGVVKETTLKRLSSEIYMFVCTGNTCRSPMAEGLFRKMLADKLGCQEDELSDHGFIVGSAGLAAAMGAPPSPEGVTILAEQGIDIQAHESQPLTERLLEQADYLYTMTQGHRAAILAERPDLEKSVRLLSPEGKDVSDPIGGGFQCYVECKKEIEQYLKSIIAQINKSVE
- the rpiB gene encoding ribose 5-phosphate isomerase B; translation: MKIAVASDHRGFATKVKILTLLNQLGHEAFDYGPEDGESVDYPDYAIKVAKAIADKTIDRGILICGTGMGMCIVANKFPGVRATPCHDDITAQMSRLHNDSNVLCLSADLLGDRLVNRMIEIWLKEEFEGGRHARRLEKLNKVEEENMPPH